ACCACAATGGGCCCATTTACACCTTATTAAAATCCAATTTGTATATCAGGAatagcactgggattacagactgATTGAGCAACTGAAGACTAAAAACCTTTGGTTTCCAAGTTGTTCCTACAGCCTCAATGGGAAGAGGGAAGGATCActgttccatctaatgaactaaccagacaaatataaaaataattcttaaAATGAATTAACTTTCTAACATTTGAATTTGTGATTGTTTCTGTCCATCAGCTCAACCTTAAAAAAtctattttaaacacttctggGCCCAAGTAGCATCACATCGCAATGGTTTTTTCTTTGTCCATTGGCCGCACCACTCCCAATCCACCTCTTTGCTCGTTATGTTgtattctaattattttttcagcaaattgtgGTGTAAATTTGCCACTGGAAGATCAGGGAGCACAACGGTATAACGTATGGCGTTTGTCATCACTTCTGCCATTGCtgcaaattccaggccaatatttTTCAATTGCAAAGAAAGCTACACAGAGTAGTGGATTTGTGGAGTTCAATTCCGGCAAAAGCACTGGAGCTGCGTCCATTAATCCTTCAAAAAAAAGCCAGATAAATATCTGCGTGGAATTCAGAATGAAGGCCCTGGGATAGATATAGACTGAGGTGATTAACTCTATTTGGAATTCCCTTCAATAGCTCagaaagtttatccagtgaggaactgagtcatacagaccacgaaggtcccaggtttggtcCCTGATCAGTGCTGAGTTGATCACAACCCGGGTCGCATTAGGGATGCTGCAATTGCCCTCAACCCCACGATTGTTCTGGATTCTCACTCTTAATCCCTTGTAGACATTGGAtcaaaatagcctgctgatacatGCAATCAAGGCTTGCACATGAATAATAGTTACTTGGGTAAGGCACTGAGGGCAGCTGTGGAACCAtgtcccagcaaggagtcaatgcgtTCAGGAGCACCTCATCGGTAGATATCTTGGGTGCCCGCTGGCCCCATGCTGCCAGAAACTCTGATATCTGGCTGCCACCCTTGGAGGAGGCGGGGTGGTGCTGGTGTAACCCCTTCTCTTAGCTACCTGGTTATGTCTTTGGGGGTCAAGTCCACTTCCCTTTCCAGGAAGACCCCCTTGGTGGGGCCTATCAGTGCCCTTCTGGAGATCAGTATGCATCATCTCTCTCGGCCCCCAAATTGTAAGACCACCCGGGAACTCAAAGTGTCAGTGAGGACTCAGCAGATCTGGATCCCTGCCTGTTTCTGGATCGTTCCAACAGGCCTCTGATGCAGTCATAGTAGGAGCCTGACAGAACTCATCAGGAAATTTGGGAGCCTTGTTTCATCCAATTCTTCAAAGACAAATGTTTTGTTTCTCATAGGTCTAACCAACAGCTTCCATCTCTTAGCTTTGATGGCTCCACCCTTAGTCATTCATCTATCTGTTCAAGAAGAGAGAAAAGAACAAATcgagtaactatagaccagttaatctAACATCATTTGTTGGCaaactctttgggggtgattttaaaccccaagaacgggtgggtttgtggtgggtgggagttgaaaatagttgtattTTTGAGTcgtaaccgcaaaattttcagactttgcattcccagtgggaagcctgtacttttacacgctgatgttaaacccggaaataaagccatgttgtggttgcaacccaaaaatcaactattttcaactcccgcctgccccaagcccacccgttcttggggtttaaaaaaaCCCTAGAATTCATTATTCCGGAGGAAATTCTTAGCATTTAGAAATACATGGAATAATTAAGCactgccaacatggatttgttaaaggtaaatcgtgtttggtAAATTTAATAGAAGAAGCAACTGAttggatagattaagtgaatgcagtagatgtagagTATATGAATTTTCAgatggcatttgataagatgtctCACTGCCTCGCCTTTATGATTCTGTGACATCATGCTCTTCTAGTTCCACTGGTAGCCTGTCCCAACATTGTAGACGAATATCTCAGAGTTATTTTCAAGTCAGAGAAGTGGAAACCAAGCAGCAtgcaaaggaaattggggatgaaaCTAAGAGTAGGGAAGCAGACATAAGCTTTTATGAGGTTTTTGAAGGCTAGCGAGGTAAAAGGTGGTTTTGCAAGAGAATGCCAGAAGGCAGTGGTTGAAAGATTGGCCTCCAATGGTAGATTGGAGGGAGTTGGAACAAGAGGTAATCCAAAGTCAAGGGAATGGAGAGTTGCAACCCCGAGGGGTCTGTGCGGCACAGAAGGAATGCCCCATTGGAGGAAATTCAGTGACTGTGTTGGGACAGGATAGCAGTAGAACTAGAAGAGcatggtgtcacagggacataGAGGAGATGCAGTGGAGGAAAAAAGAACGACCAACAGCGTCAAAGTTGGCAGAGAGAACAAGGAGGGATAGTGAACCACAATCACACAGGGTGGCATTGGTGACCATGGCCAGGACAATCTCTGTGCTGTAGGCAGGTCAGAAACCATATTGGAGAGATTTGATCAGGGAAAGTTGAGTATGTGTTAGGTGGCAATGAAGcattcaaggaccttggagaaaAAATGAAGTTTAGACATAGGGTTTGAAAAAAATAGAGGAGTTGAGGTTGGACTTTTCAAGAAGTGGATGGTGAAAGCAATTTTGAAAGGAACAATGCCAGAGGATAGGGGAAGGCTGACAGTGTTGGcaagcattttttaaatttatgcttacataaaaataaatatttgcacattaataaactATTGTAAAATAAATTACTACAATAAGACTTTCTAGCTATAATGGAATCATTTCCCCCCCTTTCCTGGTCTGGAATACCCAACAATACCTTGGCTAAAATCAGTTCGCTCAGCAGAAACCAAAGATCAAACCATTATTCCAAAATGGCTCTAAATCCTTTCAGAGCTCTCCTGATGTAGCTCTTTTCAATCACCTAACGACTACTAacaattgtattctagcacagaCAGGACCTCGCACGCAACCAGTGCATATTAGAAAATCGTGGGTGAGCTGCCTGTAATTTTCCACCCATTGAAATCGCACCAATATGTACTGGCTGAGCCTCAGCTGATGTAATGGGGCCtcgtaaaatttaccctataTATGTAGAACTCATAACATTACACATTGAGCTGTCTGGGGAGCCAAGGAGTAAATCAACTCTGGTTGGGTTAAATAGCATTGGCAGAGACCTGGGAAGAGGAGACCTTCCCAACATTTCAACATGGTAATTTATAGTATGGAgaatgtgggggggcgggggggctaagGAAAATAATTTACAAAGCAGGCAGGAGGATAATTACACTTTGAAATATTCAGATTTTCTTCTATTGAAAACAGGAGTCAAAGAAAATTGGTAAAAACCATGCTGCTTCCAATAATTTTGCTGTTAATCGTTACCTCATTCACTGGGACAGAAGTTTTTGCAGTAAGGGAGAAACGTCATGACCATCATGAAGAAGACCTTCAGAATCATGGGCAAGAATCTGATCTGGCAATGGTTTCTTCTGCAAATGCTGATTTTGCTTTCAATCTCTACAAAGAAATTGCTAACCAGAGTACTTCTAACATTTTCTTCTCCCCTCTGAGTATTTCCACGGCTTTAGCCATGCTGTCTCTAGGAACCAGATCTGTGACTTGTCAGCAGCTTTTCAAGGGACTTCACTTCAAGAATATGACACAGGAAAGAATAACACAAATGAACAGCGGCTACAAGCATCTTCTACAGACCCTGACGGCAGAAAACAGTGAGCTTCAGCTGTTTACAGGAAACTCTCTTCATATTCAAAAGGGCTTTGCTGTACAGCCAAACTTTCTAAATGAGACCAAGAAGTTTTACAATGCAGAGGTGTTTActttggattttaacttggatccCCAAAACGCTAGACAACAAATTAATGATTATGTGAAAAAGGTGACAAAAGGAAAAGTTGAAGAGATTTTTACAACAATTGACCCTTCAACTAAAATGTTGCTTATTAACTACATCTTTTTTAAAGGTAAATCAATTTTTGTTTTTGAATGTTTTGCATGCTATACATCTACTATGATAAAGAACATAATTGCAGAGAAAATAGCTAAACACATCATAGTTAATATTTTGCAAGATATGAAATCGTGTTTTAACTGTATTTATAGAAGTTGTTCCACTTTATGAATGTAATTGTTACAAATAATTTTATAAAAAAATctaatattgaaactttagccaacaTTTCATTCATTCCAAAGGCTCTGTTTAGTTCTACTTTGTATTTCAGTGCAAGTGGATTTTTTCATCCTACAACATTGATACAAGGGCAGATTAGTATAGTACCCTTTTCCTGTCTCATGATGAAACAAAGAGCCATCGGTTTCAACGGCAGTTATGTTACTTGGCAATTCAAACAAGGCATCAATCCACTATGGAAAAATATGCTGTTCATATAAAATAAGCTAAATTGAGCTCAAAGTCTGGTAAACACAGAAGTAGATCGTGAGTAGTTCTTTATAGAATAGGAAAATACAGATATTTACATCTCAGAACTATGCACCAAGATGTCACCAAATTCAAATAGACACAAAACATTTGTTACCAAgtatagtcttcaggtgaagcggaGTTAGAGAGCAGGGGATAAATGGACCATGACGCACAGACATAATCCAGTCACCATTTTAAAATCAAACTTTCTTTTCTTATTTTTGATATAATGGCCCAAATCTTGCTGTAGCGGGGCATCTCACGGCATGCttcttcctgcacccttcagctcaaatgttttgccctgtaagttgctggaagtgtgagctgataacgggtcatctgggaccttggtgaacgacaggaccaacagtgtatATCTTTAACCAATGAgacttaaggattgagaaagaaacggaggaacaacggagaaggaaatggggtgaattaaaatcaaattagaacagaaagagaaataaagagagggaaagaaagattggattaaatgcgaagagacagaaaggaaaagtatgaaaaaatgtaaaaatttaacattaatttttttttaaatcactaagAAGAAAAGatgcatgcaggaatgagacgtcacagtttaaatagttccctttctgagccggagaggttgattggcattgcattaacaattctcatgtcgttaaaagggtacttatgctgttaagtaccagctctaactttctgcggtgagtttaattcgAGCTTAATGTGCAAAAACCAGCAAGCTCTTAAAAATAGAGGCGAGTTTGTGCGAGGCgagtggcgtaaatcgaccagcaagttatggcaattcgcaactcatagcgtatctcttcctcgccgttGATAGCCAATTTAAgcattaataacggcgagcgtcatgaactcaccattatttttcaagcagggaaattacagagatgtacaagaatcatagagtagtgataatggggaagtTGGACTATCCTAatttagactgggatagtaatagtgtaaggggcaaagagggggaggaatttttgaagtgtgttgaggagaactttcttgaccagtacatttccagcccaatgaggaaggaggcattgctggatatgGTTCTGGGaattgaggtgggccaagtggatcaAGATTAGTGGAGGAGCATTTagtgaacagcgatcatagtatcatatggtttagattagctatgaaaaaggacaaggaccactctaaagtaaaaatacccaattggaggagggccaatttcagtgggatgagaatggatctggcccgggtaaattggaatcaaagattggcaggcaaaactgtaattgaacaatgggcggcctttaaagaggagatggttcgggtacagtctaggtacattcccaagagggagaaaggtagggcaactaaagccagagctccctggatgacaaaagaggtagagagcaatatgaagcagaaaaaaggggtgtatgacagatgtcaagttgataatacaagtgagaaccaggttgaatatagaaagttcagaggggaggcgaaaaaggaaataagaggggcaaagagagagtatgagaatagactggcggccaacataaaagggaatccaaaagtcttctacaggcacgtaaacagtaaatgggtagtaagaggatggggggggggccaattagggaccaaaaaggagatctacacttggaggcagaaggcatggctgaagtactaaatgagtaatttgcatctgtctttaccaaggaagaagatgctgccaaagtcacactaagtgaagaggtagttgaaataccgtatggactaaaaattgataaagtggaggtactaTAAAGGctcgctgtacttaaagtaaataagtcacctgatctggatgggatgcatcctaggtttctgagagaagcaagagtggaaattgcggaagtactggccataatcttccaatcattcttatatacgggggtgatgccaaaggactggagaattgcaaatgttacacccttgttcaaaaaagggtgtaaggataaaccaagcaactacaggctagtcggtttaacctcggtagtggggaaacttctagaaatgataatccgggacaaaattaacaatgacttggacaagtgtggattaataaaggaaagccagcacagatttgttaaaggcaaatcgtgtttaaccaacttgatagagttttttgatgaggtaacagaaagggtcgatgatggcaatgcgattgatgtggtgtatatggacttccaaaaggtctctgataaagtgccgcataatgggcttgtcagtaaagttgaagcccatggaataaaaggggcagtggcagcattgatacgaaattggctaaataacaggaaacagaaagtaatggtgaacagttgtttttcagactggagggaggtgtacaatggtgttccccaggggtcggtactaggaccactgcttttcttgatatatatcgataacttggacttgagtgtacagggcacaattgaaggtggcagggcaggttgagaaagcggttaagaaagcatatggggtcctaggctttataaatagaggcatagagtacaaaagcaaggaggttatgatgaaactTCATAAAACacgggttcggccacaactggagtattgtgtccagttctgggcaccaaactttaggaaggacgtgaaggccataaagagggtgcagaagagatttactagaatgattccagcgatgagagacttcagttacgtggatagactggagaagctggagatgttcaccttagagcagagatgtttgagaggagatttgactgaGGTATTCAAactcatgaagtgtctagacagagtagatagagagaaactgttcccattggcggaagatcaagaaccaaaggacatagatttaagatgattggcaaaagaaccaaaggcgacatgaggaaaatcttttttacacagcgagtgcactgcctgagggggtggtggaggcagattcaatcgtggctttcaaaagggaattggataactacttgaagggaaaaaaaattgcagggcttcatggatagagcaggggagtgggacgagctggattgctcttgcagagagccggcacggactcgacgagccgcatgtcctccttctgtgctgtaaccattctatgattctaagatttgaGCCATTACTTTGATTTGATATTAGGATggaatttgctggaaaaataacggcatcTGAACCCCGTGAGTTGCaacttgccacaagttgctggatgat
The nucleotide sequence above comes from Heptranchias perlo isolate sHepPer1 chromosome 10, sHepPer1.hap1, whole genome shotgun sequence. Encoded proteins:
- the LOC137326163 gene encoding alpha-1-antiproteinase-like — its product is MLLPIILLLIVTSFTGTEVFAVREKRHDHHEEDLQNHGQESDLAMVSSANADFAFNLYKEIANQSTSNIFFSPLSISTALAMLSLGTRSVTCQQLFKGLHFKNMTQERITQMNSGYKHLLQTLTAENSELQLFTGNSLHIQKGFAVQPNFLNETKKFYNAEVFTLDFNLDPQNARQQINDYVKKVTKGKVEEIFTTIDPSTKMLLINYIFFKGKWKNPFDPAATEETFFNVNKTTKVNVQMMYQNNRFNKIADRDLFSTIIRLPYTGNASMIAILPAEGKLEYVEQNLSREKFEEWRQQLGYNKNLLRLSFPKLSLSKSYKLKNILTEMGIRDLFTSDADLFGISENENLEVSQVVHEATLDIDEKATKAAAVTEVKIVPLSVQTSVKFNRPFILMIYEENTNNILFLGRIKDPSQK